CAAAAGCCTCAGAGAAGTCATTAGAAACGGCATACAGCGGCATATTATGCTCTTCACACTTCTCTTGTAACTGTCGCAAAACAGAGGAACGATCATAACTTTTCTTTTGGACCCAGAGATCCCGCCTAACACGTACTTATTTCGTTCTGGTCAACCTCGCAGTCGCTGATTTTCTTGTGGGGATTACAGAACTTATTGTCATAGGAACCGTGAAATTTCAAGATATTGGAGAGGGTTACGCAGGCGGTGTATTAAGGGAGAGCCGATCAAATCCCGCAGCGGcattttttatgcttttttcgAATTCGTCCGTTTATTTTCTCGCCCTTGTCTCCTTGGAACGTGCTTTCGCCGTCTTGTGGCCAATCCGTCATCGCGTTACAAACAGTCGGGTTTACATCTATAGCATCGTTATTGTTTGGGTCGTCggccttgttttctttgcttttatctTATTATCCTTCCATTTGTCAGGATTGATGGGGGAATATGTTTTGGTCGCGAGTAGGATATCCCTTCTTATTTCCATCTTGATAATTTGTGCAAGTTACCTTAGCATACGTACTCGATTGCGCGCCAGATCATCGGCCACGGTAGACAATCATAGGCAGGGATCAAGGGAGCGCAATTTACAGCTTGCAAAAACACTTTATATCACAATTGCTTCATCGCTTGTGTTTTGGATGCCTGGTTTTGTCGTCTACTCAACGAGAGGATTCTGTCCAAGCTGCTTTTCTGCACCACAAGTTTTTTGGCTCGTGGATGCCATGCATATGGCAAATTCTATGGTGAACCCTCTCGTCTACAGTTTCAGAATGCAAATTTTCACACTTCTCTTGTAACTGTCGCAAAACAGAGGATCGATCATATCCACAGTGCCTCTACCATGCACTGCGAATACCACATCGAGTCTCAGGCACGATATGGGGACAATGTGTTCGTTCAGTCTGTTGAGGAGTATGCGAGTCCAGATATTTTCGGCTATTGAGAGAAGAGAAATACCTCGATAGTTCCCAGAGTCCTTTCTTCTTCCCTTCTTGAAGACTGGCACGATAATGCCATCTTTCCAGTCTTTTGGTAAATCTTGAGTTTCCCTGGTCTGCAAACTCAGTTTGTACAGGCTAGAGGCGAGTTTCACAGCCACAATGTTTTCAGATTTCGGCAGGTATACCACACCTTCCAAGGGCTTTACCTTCCTTTGTTGCATTGATGGCATCGAACAGTTCCTTCCTTTAAGgattttcaccaaaaatatcactttttaacCGGCTGAGTTTTTTTAATCAAAGGTGCATTGCATTTTGTCGCGAAACTAAAATTCAGGGATACTCAAAACTGTAGTTGTTTTTGGGTAGCCTCCTGTGATCTGTTCGCCTTTGACAAACAAATAAGTTCAACGGTCctttttaaaccaaaatttgGACCCCCCCAACACACAAGTAGTAAGATGGGCTACCCTAGGGActaaccaatcacagcgcagcaaaatttttatcaaccaatcagaatcgagtATTTAGCCCATGTGACCtcattgacgtcacaatgcccatatttgggcatAGAAATTCACGTGACCCCATGGGGAAAAGAACACGCACACACAAGGGTTTGATCCACATGCTTCACCTAGTTTTAATGAACGTACCGCGTAGAGCCTGGTGACAagtgggacgtgtgtgacgcccgagtgacgtcacgccctttttttcttacaaatCTAATAGCAGGTCGAGTTCATCCCCAATCCTCTCGTAGCCATAAGGATAGCTGGATCGGGTGGTCACATCGATAACGCGCTTGTCAAACACCAACCCATACTGCTTCACGCGCGGAACCACttgaatttgtttcttctcTAGATCCCGTGTGAAATGATAAGGAGTGGTAATGTTCAAATTTCGGCGAGCGTCCTGAGGCGAGTCTAGTTCCGAGAGAATGTTCTCTTTCATGGTGTGAAAATTGAGAATGGCGGACCCCCGAACATTCAAGGTGAAACCGCGGACCTTACACACATCTTTGCCTGCGCGGGTCgtgtacccataattcttggcGCCCCCCGAAACAAACTCGGTAATGACGTCCCCGTCCAATTCATCGGTCATGTCCCCCAGAAAATCACCCGTGGCGATAGAGGGTTGACCCGGACGCCACTTGTACACCACACTGTCGGCATCATAGTAAAGCACTTGCTGTTGAAGGGTGTCGAGGGACTCGTAGAGCTTGAGTCGAGCATGGCACGTGGTGAAAGCCGCCACAAAGATATTGGTCTTGGTGCCTTTGACGGCATTTTCTTGGACACTGGTGTAAACGGCTTCCAGGATGTCGTCGGTACAGAGACGGAGGGTACTGAGATCGAGAGCCGCGTCGGAGATCAGGCTGAACAAATGAGCGGGGTCCCTGACAGTGACGGTGGTGGGTTTGTTGATCCGCTCGCCAAACTTGCCCCAGAAACTGTTCAGCATCAATTTGGCCGTGGCCTTGCGACCAGGATTTTTGGCAATGCTGGCAATATCGAGTCGGATCCCCTCCCGTTCCTGGTAACGAAGAATGTACTCTCGTTTCTGCTCGAGGGTCTGACACCAGCTGGGCCACCCCGCCGATTCTTGTTTCAACTTGAGCCAGGTGTTGACGTAAGGGGCGAAAAGACCCGTTTGGCGTTGCTCGGGGGGAAAATGCCAGACTTCGTGGATCTTGATGAGGGTGTACCCCTTTTCGACGGCTTTGACCAGCTCGGGCGTGCACCAGGTCCCACGTAACCTGCGATCCGCGTCCGAATGAGGGCAATACAGGGTTCTGGTCAACATGGGTTGGGCTTGCTCCGCCTGGACACAGGCACGGCAGAGAGGAAAGGTGAGCTTTTGGCCACAGCGTACAGGCAAGACAGGGTGGAATAGACCAGCCGGGGGAAGAATGTCCACCGTAGCAATACCAAAATAGGAACCCAGGGACTGGTCGGCAGGTTGGGTGATGATCTTGGGATGACCAATGGGGTAAGGGCAGTTCTTGTTCACCCACGGGTACAGGGACGTGACATCCACATAGCGTATGTCCTCGCCTTCCGCAGCCACCGCATGCAGGGCCACCGCGCCGGTGCGACCTCCAAAAAGGCCTCGCGGGGttccaggggtggggggagatCGAACGACGTCAGGAAACGTTGGACGGCTTCATCCGTGTCCACCACTTTGTCCCATTCACACTCCCACATTTCAATCACCGTGTAACCCCCTCGGAGCAGGGCCATGCGTTTGGAGAGCGTGGCCTGATAGAGTTCCTCGACGCTTCGGTCTGGCACTGCATAATGTGTGACATCTCTCATGGGATAACAGCGGGGACAGCCATGGTAGAGACATCCGTGGAACTCGTAGACGGTTCGGGTCAGGGGATCGTACCCATCGACAAAATAACTGTTGGCGATAGTTCGAACCGACTGTTCGCCCCCATTCCGGACGTGTCGAATGCGGTCGGCACTGGCCCCCTCTTTGGGAATTTGATGTTCTTGATAGTACAGCCATTGTAGGGCCTTGAGGGATTGGTTGACTTGGGCCCCTCGCCAACCCCCTAGCGGTTCAACGGCAATGGTGTCAGGGGTCAAATGGTGCTTGCGCCAATACAGATTGCAGGCACTGGCAATCGTGATACACTTGGCCATGGGATTGAAGCCAGCCTGCCGTTCAAATTCTTGCTGAAAAGCTTCACACCCCGCTTTCAACAGAGCCACATCTGATTTGCAATACTCGATCATTTCTTGACGAAAATCAAAGCGCACGTTACGGCGGACTTGATCCGCATGCCAACGCGTcagttcgtctttctttttggccatcATACCCTCGGgatcgtaaaattccaaatGGGGGATGCGGCCCACATATTGTTGATGATCCGGGGTATTAAACAAATGCGGAAAGAAGCCCTTCTTTAATTCGGTCAAATTGAAGGTGCTGGGAAACGAGGCGAGTGGCATGGGCAAGAAACACAACGAGTCAATGAATTTGACAGCTCCGCTCCTGAAAGACAACACTTAAGCGCCCACCGTCAGTTGATCCACCACTTCGCGTTGTTGCTGGTACAGTTcgtgcaaaataaacatgccgTCAAACCCTTTCAAATTGTGAAACACCACGAGAATCTCCCGTTCACCCTCCGCGTCCGAGAGGACCGTGAGATCATCTAAATCACGCAAAAATTGTAGAGCACAGTCCTCCCCGTCCAACACATGAATGGTCGTTTCTGCACTAGACGAATAACACAACAAATTGGCCACAAACACGCCTTCCGCATTctgcatggcttcaaaatcggcgtaaacaaacaggggagggggtggcgccaccatgctacctcccccctcctcgGTTGGTTCTTCTTCCTCATTCCCTGCCACGGGTTGAATGTAACACTTGTGGTCCTGGATGGACACCCATTCCTGACAGACGGGACACTTAGCATACCCGCACTGGTGACGTTTGTTAGGGACGACTGTGTACTGGGCCTGGCATTTGAGACAGGTTTTGATGGATTGACATTGCTTGCTGACCACATGATGACGTTTACATTGCTCACCGTAAAACTTGCGGTGACATAAGGGGCAATACTCCGTGGGGCGGGTGCCACGCACATAATCTGGACAGTCAAAGCGCCCACACGCTTTGCAGCGTCTGCCTTGACAAGAATGATGGGCCCGATCGTTGGAGTTGAAATCCCGTTCACAGTCCAGGCAATAATAGGAGCGGTTCACAAACGCAGGAAAAGACGTACAACCATCAAAATGATCGTTGGATTTCAGTAAACGAATCGGATGAGGAGCGTCAGGTCCTTTAAAGATGAGAAAAAAGGGTTTCATCCGGATCATCACCAAGAGTTGATACTGAGGCCCCAACGCCTGTTGAAATTGACGCAGCTCGGGTAAACCACAGGGACCCTCCGCCACCCCCGCTTGCTGATGGAGTGCTTGGGCTTGACGTAACTGCACAGGAAGACCCCGTTTGAGATTGTCCCAATCGCGAAACCCATCCACGCCTTGGTCTTTATGGCAATGAGCTCGCACGGTGACGATAGCGCGGGCACAGCATAAGGCATCTCTGTTTCGGATGATAACGATACAACGTTTTTTCTTGTTGTCTCGATCCAGGCATAGACGTCCCACATTGCGTTGTTTATGTCGACCAGACCCTGGACCAGGCATAGAGACGAAACACCACATCCACTTGGAAACCGCGATCGGGGTTGAAGGCTTCATTGCTATTCAACTTGCCGGCCAAGGTGGCTAACATCTCATCCAATCGTGCCGTGCGTTGTAAAAATTCCCCCACCGTAAAATTGGCTGTTTGGTAAGCATGGGTGAACCCATGCGCCGTGAtggcaaaattcacaaaatgatgGGCAGGTCGCTGCTCGCGGCCGAGTTCTGTTTCAATAGCTTGATGG
The sequence above is a segment of the Porites lutea chromosome 3, jaPorLute2.1, whole genome shotgun sequence genome. Coding sequences within it:
- the LOC140932168 gene encoding uncharacterized protein; the encoded protein is MLTRTLYCPHSDADRRLRGTWCTPELVKAVEKGYTLIKIHEVWHFPPEQRQTGLFAPYVNTWLKLKQESAGWPSWCQTLEQKREYILRYQEREGIRLDIASIAKNPGRKATAKLMLNSFWGKFGERINKPTTVTVRDPAHLFSLISDAALDLSTLRLCTDDILEAVYTSVQENAVKGTKTNIFVAAFTTCHARLKLYESLDTLQQQVLYYDADSVVYKWRPGQPSIATGDFLGDMTDELDGDVITEFVSGGAKNYGYTTRAGKDVCKVRGFTLNVRGSAILNFHTMKENILSELDSPQDARRNLNITTPYHFTRDLEKKQIQVVPRVKQYGLVFDKRVIDVTTRSSYPYGYERIGDELDLLLDL